In the Sediminibacter sp. Hel_I_10 genome, one interval contains:
- a CDS encoding AIR synthase related protein, with protein sequence MSKDISKRYAQRGVSASKEDVHNAIKNIDKGLFPKGFCKIVPDYLTNDDDYCLIMHADGAGTKSSLAYMYWKETGDLSVWKGIAQDALIMNIDDLICVGATDHILLSSTIGRNKNLIPGKVISAIINGTETLINDLKSHGVTIHSTGGETADVGDLVRTIIVDSTVTARLKRKDVIDNANIASGDVIVGLASFGQATYETEYNGGMGSNGLTSARHDVFHKYLAEKYPESFDAAVPEDLVYSGQTKLKDTVDGSPIDAGKLVLSPTRTYAPIIKAILSEYNSEDIHGMVHCSGGAQTKILHFIDRLHIVKDNMFEIPPLFKLIQDQSKTDWKEMYQVFNCGHRMELYVNPQVAEAIISISKSFNVDAKIIGHVAPSEEKKLTIKSEFGIFEY encoded by the coding sequence ATGAGTAAAGACATCAGCAAAAGATATGCCCAAAGAGGGGTTTCGGCCTCTAAAGAAGATGTGCACAATGCCATTAAAAATATCGACAAAGGACTTTTCCCGAAGGGATTTTGCAAAATTGTGCCTGATTATTTGACTAATGATGATGATTATTGTTTAATCATGCACGCTGACGGCGCAGGTACAAAATCCTCTCTTGCTTACATGTATTGGAAAGAAACAGGAGACTTATCGGTTTGGAAAGGCATTGCCCAAGATGCATTGATCATGAACATTGACGACCTCATTTGCGTTGGTGCCACAGATCATATCCTATTATCCTCAACCATTGGAAGAAACAAAAACCTGATTCCTGGAAAAGTAATCTCTGCCATTATTAATGGTACAGAAACCTTGATCAACGATCTCAAATCCCACGGCGTGACCATTCATTCCACAGGAGGAGAAACCGCTGACGTTGGTGATTTGGTGCGCACCATTATTGTAGACTCTACCGTAACCGCACGATTAAAAAGAAAAGACGTTATTGATAACGCCAATATTGCATCTGGAGATGTTATTGTAGGCTTAGCAAGCTTCGGGCAGGCCACTTACGAAACCGAATATAATGGCGGCATGGGCAGTAACGGACTCACCTCTGCGAGACATGATGTGTTTCATAAGTATTTAGCCGAAAAATATCCTGAAAGTTTTGATGCGGCCGTTCCTGAAGATTTGGTCTATTCTGGACAAACAAAATTAAAAGACACGGTTGACGGTTCTCCCATTGATGCCGGTAAACTGGTGCTCTCTCCTACCCGAACTTATGCGCCAATTATTAAGGCCATTCTTTCAGAATATAATTCAGAAGATATTCATGGTATGGTACATTGCTCGGGCGGTGCACAGACCAAAATTCTTCACTTTATAGACCGTTTACATATTGTCAAAGATAATATGTTCGAAATCCCGCCGTTATTTAAACTAATTCAAGACCAATCTAAAACGGACTGGAAAGAAATGTACCAAGTTTTTAATTGCGGCCATCGTATGGAATTGTATGTTAACCCTCAAGTTGCAGAAGCCATTATTAGCATTTCAAAATCCTTTAACGTGGACGCCAAGATTATTGGACATGTTGCTCCTTCCGAAGAAAAGAAATTAACAATTAAAAGTGAATTTGGCATTTTTGAATACTAG
- a CDS encoding DUF3078 domain-containing protein, whose translation MRLAVCIAMMLTFQCFYSQADSTTTKRKLFNWTQTNKAGLDISEVTFVNWNAGGSNSISALLTMISSLDYSDSYYKWKNSARMRYGINKQEEQKLRKTEDELELISTIGYRKDTITNWYYSGRFNFKTQFTDGFQYPNRDVPISRLMAPGYLFLGGGAEYGKNLEKFSVYMSPLTFKATFVLDETLANAGSFGVEPAVLDEEGNVIIKGENVRTEMGILITNFYEKEVFENIAIRHNLSLYTDYLKDFGNIDIDWELVFNFKVNNYVKATLGSHIRYDNDIKILEESNDETETELVEKGAKVQWKQLLGVGVVVDF comes from the coding sequence ATGAGACTAGCTGTATGCATCGCGATGATGCTGACATTTCAATGTTTTTATTCTCAAGCCGACTCTACAACAACCAAAAGAAAACTATTCAATTGGACCCAAACCAACAAAGCTGGTCTAGACATTAGTGAAGTGACTTTTGTAAATTGGAATGCCGGTGGTAGCAATTCAATTTCGGCGTTGCTCACCATGATTTCCAGTCTTGACTATAGTGACAGCTATTATAAGTGGAAAAATAGTGCCCGCATGCGCTATGGGATTAATAAGCAAGAAGAACAAAAGTTAAGGAAAACTGAAGATGAGCTCGAACTGATCTCTACCATAGGTTATAGAAAAGATACCATAACCAATTGGTACTACTCTGGTCGTTTCAATTTTAAAACGCAATTTACAGACGGTTTTCAATATCCCAACCGAGATGTCCCCATTTCTAGATTAATGGCGCCAGGCTATTTGTTTTTAGGAGGTGGTGCTGAATATGGTAAAAATCTTGAGAAGTTCTCAGTTTATATGTCTCCTTTAACCTTTAAAGCCACTTTTGTTTTAGATGAAACCTTAGCAAATGCCGGTTCGTTTGGTGTGGAGCCAGCAGTTTTAGATGAAGAGGGAAATGTTATCATAAAAGGCGAAAATGTAAGGACCGAAATGGGAATCCTCATAACCAACTTCTACGAAAAAGAAGTCTTTGAGAACATTGCAATAAGACACAACCTCAGCCTTTACACAGATTACCTTAAAGATTTTGGTAATATTGATATTGACTGGGAACTGGTTTTTAACTTTAAGGTAAACAATTATGTAAAGGCCACCCTAGGCTCTCATATTCGTTATGACAATGACATTAAAATCTTAGAGGAAAGCAACGATGAGACAGAAACCGAACTTGTTGAGAAAGGTGCTAAAGTGCAATGGAAACAACTTCTAGGAGTTGGTGTGGTTGTTGATTTTTAG